In one Corallococcus silvisoli genomic region, the following are encoded:
- the rpsD gene encoding 30S ribosomal protein S4, which yields MARELGPRGKLCRRLGIPLSRISAKDPDKDPVLRRPYPPGQHGATARVSVSDFAQRLREKQKLKLYYGLLEKQCRSAFLEARRSPGNTGKVLMQLLESRLDAMVLRAGLATSIRQARQFVRHGYFQVDGRRADIPSLRLKPGNEVRFHSSHLKLPVVQEAFSRMKGRQVPAYVQVLGEGEGMRYVRLPEREEIPVDVNEPFIVEYYAQRS from the coding sequence GTGGCACGTGAACTGGGACCGCGAGGGAAGCTGTGTCGGCGGTTGGGGATTCCGCTTTCGCGCATCAGCGCGAAGGACCCCGACAAGGATCCGGTGCTGCGCCGGCCGTATCCGCCGGGCCAGCACGGGGCGACGGCGCGGGTCTCGGTGAGCGACTTCGCGCAGCGGCTGCGGGAGAAGCAGAAGCTGAAGCTGTACTACGGGCTGCTGGAGAAGCAGTGCCGCAGCGCCTTCCTGGAGGCGCGCCGGTCCCCGGGCAACACCGGCAAGGTGTTGATGCAGCTGTTGGAGAGCCGGCTGGACGCGATGGTGCTGCGCGCGGGGCTGGCCACGAGCATCCGTCAGGCGCGGCAGTTCGTGCGCCACGGGTACTTCCAGGTGGACGGCCGCCGCGCGGACATCCCCAGCCTCCGGCTCAAGCCCGGCAACGAGGTGCGCTTCCACTCCTCGCACCTGAAGCTCCCGGTGGTGCAGGAGGCCTTCAGCCGGATGAAGGGCCGCCAGGTGCCGGCGTACGTGCAGGTCCTGGGCGAGGGAGAGGGCATGCGCTACGTGCGCCTGCCCGAGCGCGAGGAGATCCCCGTGGACGTGAACGAGCCCTTCATCGTCGAGTACTACGCCCAGCGGAGCTGA